GAGCGAGCAGCCCCTTGGCATTCGTGAATAATACGGGCGACAAGAGCCTGACCAGCGTCGCGTTGAAAGGCGACTCAGGGAATGTCGTGGTTAACACAATCCCCGCGGCGCAATTCGAGAATGTGGCCTTGGGAGATATGCAGTTTTCAATCGGAGAATGGGTCTTCGTCAATCTGACAGCTGCCAACAAAGTTGCGACGATCGATCCCTTGACGGCGGCAACTCCCGTACACGAGGTGAATCTGCCTGCCGGCACCAGACCGGTCCATATCTACCGCGATACAAACGATGGAGAAGTGATCTGGATCATGAACGATGGCGACAGCACCCCTGGCGCAACTACTCCGGGTGAAGATCTGGTCAACTGCAACAATCCAGCTCGCCCCGGCGGTGCAGTCCCGGGCGGCTCGGTCACAATTATTCACAACTCTCATCTTGGACCGGGAGGAACAGCACCCACGGTCGAGAAAACGATCTGTGTGCTGGCCGCCGGACACCGCGTGACTGCTTTCTCATCCGGAGCTGGCGTTCCCAAACGAGCCTTCGTTTCCAGCGAAACCAGCGGTGAAATCGCCGTGATCGACGACGAGGAGTCATCGGCGGATTACCTCAAGATGGTCGCGCGCATTGATCTATGCGATTCGACCAAGGAAACGACCCCTTGCAATGATGAGTCGCTCACTCCTTTGACGACTCCGTTCACACCTAATAGCTCTGGACCCCATGGAATTCGCTGGTCGAAACTCACGAAGAAAATCTACAGCATTCAAGAAGGATATGGACAGATCGCAGAAATCGATCCCACAACGTTTGCCATCACGAGGACCTTCGATCTCGCCGGCACACCGTACACGTCGTATGGAATCAGCCCTGATGGAAGGTTTCTCATGCTGCGCGGAGAGACAATTGCTCCACAGGCGATGAAACTAGGCGTCATCGATCTCAGCGCCACGAATCCGGTTGTAGCAGACTTGAACACTCCGGAACTGGATGGGGCAACGACCGGGACGTTTCTGACCGGAGGTTCGTCATTCAAATTTTCCGCCGACGGACATCGCTTCTACCTCTTAGTCGGAAATTCCACAGCGGCGACAGTGACGAAGAAAGATCGCCTCTTTGCGTATGATTCGTCGACCCTCACCGCGACGCCGTCGACGCTGACGCTTCTTCCGAACGGAGAAATCACCTTATTGCCAACAGGGCGACATAGCATGGATGTCTTGGTGCAGGGAGCCGGTGAAGCCAAGTACGTGGTGGTGTCTAATTTTGGTGCTCTTGGTTCGGTGTCCATCATCAATGCGGTGGATAATGCGATCAAAGAGAACGTAACTGTTGGGATAAGTCCTGGAGCAGTGTTGGTGTATTACCCCGGTGCTGCCGCCGCCGGCAACCAGGCGAGCAATTAGTCCGAGGTGGATCGGTCGATCTATTGAGGCTTCATCGATGGATCATCCAGCAACAACACGAAGCGTTGGTTGATTTGGGTATATATTTTGTCCGAGCAGGCTGCCTCCGGCTCGGACCAAGCGCGGGGTGGAGGCGCGCCTCCCTTGGCCTCCGCCCTGTGGCGCGTTACCAACAATAAGGCCATGCCCCCCAGAAGGGGGACCAGTAGGGACCCCAATAAGGACCAGGCCCCATGCAGGGTCGCACGAGGGGGGCTTCTTGCTCGCTGTCGGTCCACACGCGCAGATCGTTGATGCGCACGAGCGGGTAGCTGTACTCCGTCTCATCGAGCGGCAAGGTTATCGAGCCATCCATCTCTCCTGTCACGGTAGGAAATGTGCCTGGCGGAACCGTCGTCGGGTCAAGAAATTCTCTCTGCAGGGCAAGGAAACGACCGTCAGACTTGCTAAGGTCCATCGTTGGTTGGGATGAAGGCGTGAGGGGTAGTTCAGAATTTCGATCCTCGTTCCCTCCTTCAAACGTCTCGCACTCAGTACCTTCCCCCCGAAAGTTACTGGCTGCCCGTTGAATGTTCTGGGCGCCGCTGTCACCTCCGTATAGGTGATTTGCGGAGTACCGGCCGACTGTTGGTCAACCTGCCTGCCCTTTGAGGCACAGCCAAGCGCGATCAAGAGCATCGAAGTCATCAAGGCATACCAGAGTTTCAGCATGGCGCGATTATAACAAAGGGCAATGAAGCTCATCATCCGCTATAATGGCAGCGGCAGTTACAGGGAAAGGAGAATCAGATGAATCGTTCGCAGAAGTGGATGAGGAGCCTTGTAGTCCTAGTCGGGGTCGTATGGTTACTGACCGTACCGTTGAACGCGATGGCCGCTAAACTCGAATTCAAGGGACAATTCGAAATACTGAAGGACGAGACGTCGACCCATCAGCCGGGGAAGGTGAAAGTCGTCGAGTTCGCAGACTTCTACTGCCCTCATTGCCATCATTTCGAGGAAACCGGGGTGCCGCTCCTTCTGAAAGAATTCGGGAATAGGGTTGACATCACGATGGTCGGATTCCCCGTCATCCCCGGAAAACTTCCGACCGTATTCGATATGTATGAGCAAGCGAAGCTGATGGGGAAGGGCGATCAAATGAGGGCGATCTTGTTCCGCACGATCCACAAGGACAAAGTCGATGGTGTGTTGGATCGCTCCATACGTGCCTTGTTGATCAAAGAGGCCGGCTTGGACGTCGCGGCGTTCGAAGCAGGTCTGGAGAGTGGAAAGCCTGCCAGGCTGTTTGAAGAAGGGCGTCGTTGGGGAGAGCGGATCAAGGTGTCGTCGACGCCCTCGCTCTTGCTGGATGGGAATATCAAAGTCGACGGCGTCAATATGAACCAAGAAAATGTCGTCACCATCATTCGGAGCATCCTTGAGGCCGATGCAAAGAGGTGACGGGTGAGGAGTTAGGATGCAGGAGGCGAGAACGAATGGGGTCATACAACGACTTCTTGAACACGAGTCCGCTTTCAGGCAATTTGTCCGCCGTCGAGTCGGTGATGAAGCTATCGTGGACGATATCCTGCAACAAAGCCTCACCAGAGCGGTCGAGCGTTCCCACTCGTTGAATAATGAGCAGAGCGTTCTTGCCTGGTTTTATCGAATCCTCCGGCACGCGGTGGCCGATTACTATCGCTCTCACGGAGCCGAGGCTCGTCGGAATGAGGCTTTCCAACGTGAATTGACCATTTCGAGCAGTCATCTGGAGCCGTCACTGAATGAGCTACAAGCCACCGCTTGCACCTGCCTTCACGGGCTTCTGCCGAACCTCCATCGAAACTATGCCGAACTCATCAAACGCATCGATCTCAATGGCGAATCACCGACACAGGTCGCGAAGGAGCTCAAGATCTCGCGGAACAATCTGACGGTTCGCTTGCATAGAGCTCGTCAGTCCTTACGCGCTTCTTTGGAAGAGGCTTGCGGTATTTGCAGCACACATGGTTGTTTGAACTGTACCTGCGGCTGACTGTCCCGCCTGTTTCTGCCCTATTCCTGATCTATTTCATTGTGTCCAACAGCTCGCTGTAATATTTGGCGGCCCGGTCCGTCCTTAAGGGTGAAGGCGACATTGAGTAAGCAGACCGGATAAGATGAAAGGAGGCGGACCATGGCCGATCGATCGATAGGCGGTTGTTGCGGGAGTCACCATCTAGGAGTGAACGATATGAGCGAACAGAGACCGATGATCCACACCCCATCGCGCGCGGGATCGGACATCGACCCGGTATGCGGAATGACGGTGGACCCAACCACTGCGGCAGGGCATTTCGACTACCGAGGCAAGACGTACCATTTCTGTTCGGTGTCCTGTCTCGCCAGATTCAAAGCCGATCCAGAACGGTTCGTGAAGCCGACGCCGGCCGATCTCATTTCACTGAGCAAGAAGAGGCCATTGCCGATGATGCCGGCTCAGCCGGAGCCGATAATCGATGAAATCGACCCTGTGTGCGGGATGACGATACAACCAGACGCGGCGGCAGGTTCGTATGAGTATCGCGGGAAGAAATACTATTTCTGTGCCGCCAGGTGTCTCGATAAGTTCCGAGTCGATCCCGAGTACTACCTCACTCCGCCGGAACGGCGTCCTCCTCAACCAGCACCTATCTCAGGCAGCGGAACCGTCAAGTATGTCTGCCCGATGGACCCTGAGGTGCTCGAGAACGAACCCGGGGCTTGTCCTGTCTGTGGCATGGCATTGGAGCCGGCCGATGTAACCGCTCCTGATACCCGCACCGAGTATACCTGTCCGATGCACCCGGAGATTGTGCAAACCCAGCCTGGAAATTGCCCGATTTGCGGCATGGCATTGGAGCCGCGCACGGTGACGGTGGAGGAAGCCAATCCGGAGCTGGTCGATATGACCCGCCGGTTTTGGCAGAGCGTCATTCTTGGCGCTCCGATTTTTGCCCTGATGATTTCCGAGATGTTGCCAAACCAGCCGTTACAGCATCTTTTTTCTGGTCGAGTCTTGGTGTGGTTCCAGTTTGTCCTTGCGACACCGGTTGTATTCTGGGCCGGTTGGCCGCTGTTTGAACGGGCCTGGTCTTCCATCGTCAACCGTCATCTGAATATGTTTACCTTAAT
This region of Nitrospira sp. genomic DNA includes:
- a CDS encoding Slp family lipoprotein, which produces MDLSKSDGRFLALQREFLDPTTVPPGTFPTVTGEMDGSITLPLDETEYSYPLVRINDLRVWTDSEQEAPLVRPCMGPGPYWGPYWSPFWGAWPYCW
- a CDS encoding Slp family lipoprotein, with product MLKLWYALMTSMLLIALGCASKGRQVDQQSAGTPQITYTEVTAAPRTFNGQPVTFGGKVLSARRLKEGTRIEILNYPSRLHPNQRWTLASLTVVSLPCRENFLTRRRFRQAHFLP
- a CDS encoding thioredoxin domain-containing protein, with the protein product MNRSQKWMRSLVVLVGVVWLLTVPLNAMAAKLEFKGQFEILKDETSTHQPGKVKVVEFADFYCPHCHHFEETGVPLLLKEFGNRVDITMVGFPVIPGKLPTVFDMYEQAKLMGKGDQMRAILFRTIHKDKVDGVLDRSIRALLIKEAGLDVAAFEAGLESGKPARLFEEGRRWGERIKVSSTPSLLLDGNIKVDGVNMNQENVVTIIRSILEADAKR
- a CDS encoding sigma-70 family RNA polymerase sigma factor; its protein translation is MQEARTNGVIQRLLEHESAFRQFVRRRVGDEAIVDDILQQSLTRAVERSHSLNNEQSVLAWFYRILRHAVADYYRSHGAEARRNEAFQRELTISSSHLEPSLNELQATACTCLHGLLPNLHRNYAELIKRIDLNGESPTQVAKELKISRNNLTVRLHRARQSLRASLEEACGICSTHGCLNCTCG